In one Phycisphaeraceae bacterium genomic region, the following are encoded:
- the pilM gene encoding type IV pilus assembly protein PilM: MRLPFIQSGVCPIGLDTGTHSIKMMQLERRGSSFAVRAAGSRALPCDLPSTASERSTLYANLIKQILAEGDFQGRRVVSCLPATSIQYKNLRLPRMPYDELRSAVEWEAADRLKIVPESMQVQFFAAGEVRQGEEQREEIIMLAATRDAINEHVDTLVKSDLKPVAIDAVPGALARTLVFHSDNNTDQDAPQMALDIGSSSSKVLVVRQGRVVFFKLIDIGGRKLDQTVAQNLSLPLADAADLRRRLQRSPKPEDGSTAGEQLFGSTRRESLERAVYESLRATASELAKEVSLCLRYYSVTFRGKRPEKVLLVGGETYEPQLARALAEGIDLPVEAIRPFAGVDISKATELDADGTNSEWAVAVGLSMRREAAAKRGAA, from the coding sequence GTGCGTTTACCTTTTATTCAGAGTGGTGTCTGCCCCATCGGACTTGATACCGGCACACACAGCATCAAGATGATGCAGCTCGAGCGTCGCGGCAGCTCCTTTGCCGTTCGTGCAGCCGGTTCACGCGCGCTGCCTTGCGATTTACCCAGCACCGCCTCGGAACGCTCGACGCTCTATGCGAATCTAATCAAGCAGATTCTCGCAGAAGGCGATTTCCAGGGCCGCCGGGTCGTGAGTTGTCTTCCGGCAACGTCGATTCAATACAAAAACCTACGGCTGCCACGCATGCCCTACGACGAGCTTCGTTCCGCTGTCGAGTGGGAGGCCGCGGATCGTTTGAAGATTGTCCCAGAATCGATGCAGGTGCAGTTTTTCGCAGCAGGCGAGGTGCGTCAGGGAGAGGAACAGCGAGAAGAAATCATAATGCTCGCTGCCACCCGTGATGCGATCAACGAACACGTGGACACTCTGGTCAAGAGCGATCTCAAACCAGTAGCGATTGACGCGGTGCCCGGAGCACTGGCCAGAACACTGGTGTTTCATAGCGATAACAACACAGATCAAGATGCGCCGCAGATGGCGCTGGACATCGGATCATCTTCCAGCAAGGTGCTGGTGGTGCGCCAGGGGCGCGTGGTGTTCTTCAAACTCATTGATATCGGCGGACGCAAACTCGACCAGACGGTGGCGCAAAATCTCAGCCTGCCCCTGGCGGATGCGGCAGATTTGCGGCGGCGTCTTCAGCGGAGCCCGAAGCCAGAGGACGGGAGCACCGCAGGCGAACAACTTTTTGGCTCCACAAGACGCGAGAGTCTCGAACGCGCGGTTTATGAATCACTCCGCGCCACAGCGAGTGAACTGGCTAAAGAAGTGTCACTTTGCCTCCGCTATTACAGCGTGACTTTCCGCGGCAAGAGGCCGGAGAAAGTGTTGCTGGTTGGCGGGGAAACCTATGAACCACAACTGGCGCGGGCACTGGCGGAAGGCATTGACCTGCCCGTCGAAGCGATCCGCCCCTTTGCGGGCGTGGACATATCGAAGGCGACCGAGCTGGACGCTGATGGGACCAATAGCGAGTGGGCCGTGGCTGTGGGGCTGTCGATGCGGCGCGAGGCCGCGGCTAAGCGGGGTGCCGCATGA